The Candidatus Hydrogenedentota bacterium genomic interval GGAGATACAAGCGATCAAGAAAATCGCTGAAAAGCACGCAGGGGCAGGCGGCGTAAGGCTGCTGTGGGGCGACACCAAGCAGGGCGACAGGGGACAGGTCGTTGAGGATTTTCAAAAAGACCCCGATGTGCGGGTGTTTATAGCCCAGACGCAGACAGGCGGCGTGGGGATAACCCTGACGGCCGCGGACACGATGATATTCTACTCGTTAGATTACTCCTACGGGAACCACGCACAGGCGATGGCGCGTATCCACCGCATAGGACAGAAGTTCCCCGTCACTTATATTTACTTGCTGGCGTCCGGCACAATCGATGAGGCGGTGTACGAGACGCTCCAAGGTAAGCGGTCGATGGCAGAGTTCGTCCTCGACAGGGGCGTTGATGGCGTAGCGGGTATGATTTAAAAAAAAACGAAAAGGAGGCATGAAATGAAACCGAAGCCAAAGAAACAATCGATGAGATGGACGGACGTAGAGAGGGGGTACATAATGGACAACTGGAAGGTCGCGACAGAAGAAGAAATCGCGGAGACGCTTGGGCGAAGCAAAGCAGCGGTTGTTGCGCAGGCGTACACG includes:
- a CDS encoding SWF/SNF helicase family protein; the protein is EIQAIKKIAEKHAGAGGVRLLWGDTKQGDRGQVVEDFQKDPDVRVFIAQTQTGGVGITLTAADTMIFYSLDYSYGNHAQAMARIHRIGQKFPVTYIYLLASGTIDEAVYETLQGKRSMAEFVLDRGVDGVAGMI